GCAACCAGGCCAGCGGCTGACCCGCCACCGGCCGGGACGTTAGGTGCATGCCACCATCGCCTCGGCGCTCGTCGCTACCGGTGCCGCGGGCGGCATGACGTGAGAGGGTCGGTACCTGTGGTGACGGCATACATCCTGGTCCAGACCGAGGTCGGCAAGGCCGCGGAGGTCGCCAAAGAAATCGTCCGGATCGAAGGCGTGCAACAGGCCGAGGACGTCACCGGCCCCTATGACGTGATCGTCCGCGCCGAGGCCCGCAACATCGATGAGCTGGGCAAGCTGGTGGTCGCGCGGGTGCAGGCGGTCGATGGCATCACCAGGACCCTCACCTGTCCGGTGGTGCACCTCTAGCGCTGCTCGACCCCCTTCCGGTATACGGCCGACAGTAACAGCGACAGCAACAGGGGCGGATCGCGGCGGTCGGCGGCGAGCAGCTACGCTGCAGGCGCCGAAGTC
The sequence above is a segment of the Actinomycetota bacterium genome. Coding sequences within it:
- a CDS encoding Lrp/AsnC ligand binding domain-containing protein, giving the protein MVTAYILVQTEVGKAAEVAKEIVRIEGVQQAEDVTGPYDVIVRAEARNIDELGKLVVARVQAVDGITRTLTCPVVHL